One genomic segment of Sminthopsis crassicaudata isolate SCR6 chromosome 2, ASM4859323v1, whole genome shotgun sequence includes these proteins:
- the PFN4 gene encoding profilin-4 isoform X2, whose amino-acid sequence MSKVQNLLLESLLGTKHVDHAAIIKFHEQTVLVSSPGFNISPNDIRVLVNVFSKNPFQVRREGLYFKEKDYTCVRADERSLYAKKNDTGLVVVQTNLYLLVATYREDMYASVCVEAVEKLGDYLRRKGN is encoded by the exons ATGAGCAAAGTACAAAATCTGCTGCTGGAATCCCTCCTGGGCACGAAGCATGTGGACCACGCGGCCATCATCAAGTTCCACGAGCAGACTGTGTTGGTGTCTTCTCCAGGGTTTAAT ATCTCACCCAATGACATCCGTGTGCTTGTGAACGTGTTCTCCAAGAACCCTTTTCAGGTGCGCAGGGAGGGACTCTACTTCAAGGAGAAGGATTACACATGCGTCCGGGCAGATGAACGCTCCCTTTATGCCAAGAAG AATGACACGGGGCTGGTGGTGGTTCAAACCAACCTCTACCTCCTGGTGGCCACTTATCGGGAGGACATGTACGCCAGCGTGTGCGTGGAGGCCGTAGAGAAGCTGG GAGACTACttaaggagaaagggaaattaa
- the PFN4 gene encoding profilin-4 isoform X1, protein MSKVQNLLLESLLGTKHVDHAAIIKFHEQTVLVSSPGFNISPNDIRVLVNVFSKNPFQVRREGLYFKEKDYTCVRADERSLYAKKNDTGLVVVQTNLYLLVATYREDMYASVCVEAVEKLGKGTGAKLLSPQEEQPPQGGLRPSLCSRGSPPSH, encoded by the exons ATGAGCAAAGTACAAAATCTGCTGCTGGAATCCCTCCTGGGCACGAAGCATGTGGACCACGCGGCCATCATCAAGTTCCACGAGCAGACTGTGTTGGTGTCTTCTCCAGGGTTTAAT ATCTCACCCAATGACATCCGTGTGCTTGTGAACGTGTTCTCCAAGAACCCTTTTCAGGTGCGCAGGGAGGGACTCTACTTCAAGGAGAAGGATTACACATGCGTCCGGGCAGATGAACGCTCCCTTTATGCCAAGAAG AATGACACGGGGCTGGTGGTGGTTCAAACCAACCTCTACCTCCTGGTGGCCACTTATCGGGAGGACATGTACGCCAGCGTGTGCGTGGAGGCCGTAGAGAAGCTGGGTAAGGGCACGGGGGCCAAACTCCTCTCTCCACAAGAAGAGCAGCCTCCTCAGGGAGGTCTGAGACCCAGCCTTTGCTCCCGGGGCAGTCCCCCCTCCCATTAG
- the TP53I3 gene encoding quinone oxidoreductase PIG3 isoform X1, with protein sequence MPRWPPPLPVGAGSRSYRSIMLAVYFDQPGDPSNLYLKEVAKPEPGPGEVLLKVAASALNRADVLQRRGLYRPPEGASSILGLEVSGHVAKIGPSCQGPWKEGQPAMALLAGGGQAEYAVVPEGYLMPIPKGLTLTQAAAIPEAWLTAFQLLHLIGQVKAGETVLIHAGSSGVGTAAVQLARLAGAIPLITAGAQDKIEAVKKLGAAAGFNYKEEDFSAATLEFTKGAGANVILDCVGGSYWEKNVACLAQDGRWVLYGLLGGAEVHGELLSKLLAKRGNLFTSLLRTRDKKYKAELVSAFTQQILPHFAQDEPGALRPVVDSVYPLKQVAEAHEYMEQNKNLGKIVLEVAQ encoded by the exons aTGCCCCGCTGGCCCCCGCCTCTTCCAGTCGGTGCCGGGTCCCGGTCCTACAG AAGCATCATGTTGGCTGTGTACTTTGACCAACCCGGGGACCCCAGCAACCTGTACCTGAAAGAGGTGGCCAAGCCTGAACCTGGACCAGGAGAAGTGCTTCTGAAGGTGGCTGCCAGTGCCCTGAACAGGGCAGACGTGCTGCAG CGCCGTGGCCTGTACCGCCCCCCTGAGGGAGCCAGCAGCATCCTGGGCCTGGAGGTGTCTGGTCACGTGGCCAAAATCGGTCCGAGCTGTCAGGGGCCGTGGAAAGAAGGACAACCGGCGATGGCTCTGCTTGCGGGGGGAGGCCAGGCGGAGTACGCCGTGGTCCCTGAAGGTTACCTCATGCCTATTCCCAAGGGCCTGACTCTCACCCAGGCAGCCGCCATACCCGAGGCCTGGCTCACGGCCTTCCAGTTGCTCCATCTCATAG GCCAAGTGAAGGCTGGGGAGACTGTGCTGATACACGCGGGATCCAGTGGCGTGGGCACAGCCGCCGTGCAGCTGGCCCGCCTGGCTGGCGCCATTCCTTTGATCACTGCTGGGGCCCAGGACAAAATTGAGGCAGTGAAAAAGCTCGGGGCTGCTGCGGGCTTCAACTACAAGGAAGAGGAtttttcagctgcaacactggagtTTACTAAAG GTGCCGGAGCCAATGTCATTCTGGACTGTGTCGGCGGGTCCTACTGGGAGAAGAACGTGGCTTGCCTGGCCCAGGATGGCCGATGGGTGCTGTACGGCCTGCTTGGCGGGGCCGAGGTCCACGGGGAGCTGCTCTCCAAGCTCCTGGCTAAGCGAGGGAACCTCTTCACGAGTCTGCTGAGAACCCGGGACAAGAAG TACAAAGCAGAGCTGGTGTCCGCCTTCACCCAGCAAATCCTGCCTCACTTTGCCCAGGACGAGCCCGGGGCACTGAGGCCTGTAGTGGACAGCGTCTACCCCCTGAAGCAGGTGGCAGAGGCCCACGAGTACATGGAGCAGAATAAGAACCTGGGCAAGATAGTCCTGGAGGTGGCACAATAA
- the TP53I3 gene encoding quinone oxidoreductase PIG3 isoform X2 translates to MLAVYFDQPGDPSNLYLKEVAKPEPGPGEVLLKVAASALNRADVLQRRGLYRPPEGASSILGLEVSGHVAKIGPSCQGPWKEGQPAMALLAGGGQAEYAVVPEGYLMPIPKGLTLTQAAAIPEAWLTAFQLLHLIGQVKAGETVLIHAGSSGVGTAAVQLARLAGAIPLITAGAQDKIEAVKKLGAAAGFNYKEEDFSAATLEFTKGAGANVILDCVGGSYWEKNVACLAQDGRWVLYGLLGGAEVHGELLSKLLAKRGNLFTSLLRTRDKKYKAELVSAFTQQILPHFAQDEPGALRPVVDSVYPLKQVAEAHEYMEQNKNLGKIVLEVAQ, encoded by the exons ATGTTGGCTGTGTACTTTGACCAACCCGGGGACCCCAGCAACCTGTACCTGAAAGAGGTGGCCAAGCCTGAACCTGGACCAGGAGAAGTGCTTCTGAAGGTGGCTGCCAGTGCCCTGAACAGGGCAGACGTGCTGCAG CGCCGTGGCCTGTACCGCCCCCCTGAGGGAGCCAGCAGCATCCTGGGCCTGGAGGTGTCTGGTCACGTGGCCAAAATCGGTCCGAGCTGTCAGGGGCCGTGGAAAGAAGGACAACCGGCGATGGCTCTGCTTGCGGGGGGAGGCCAGGCGGAGTACGCCGTGGTCCCTGAAGGTTACCTCATGCCTATTCCCAAGGGCCTGACTCTCACCCAGGCAGCCGCCATACCCGAGGCCTGGCTCACGGCCTTCCAGTTGCTCCATCTCATAG GCCAAGTGAAGGCTGGGGAGACTGTGCTGATACACGCGGGATCCAGTGGCGTGGGCACAGCCGCCGTGCAGCTGGCCCGCCTGGCTGGCGCCATTCCTTTGATCACTGCTGGGGCCCAGGACAAAATTGAGGCAGTGAAAAAGCTCGGGGCTGCTGCGGGCTTCAACTACAAGGAAGAGGAtttttcagctgcaacactggagtTTACTAAAG GTGCCGGAGCCAATGTCATTCTGGACTGTGTCGGCGGGTCCTACTGGGAGAAGAACGTGGCTTGCCTGGCCCAGGATGGCCGATGGGTGCTGTACGGCCTGCTTGGCGGGGCCGAGGTCCACGGGGAGCTGCTCTCCAAGCTCCTGGCTAAGCGAGGGAACCTCTTCACGAGTCTGCTGAGAACCCGGGACAAGAAG TACAAAGCAGAGCTGGTGTCCGCCTTCACCCAGCAAATCCTGCCTCACTTTGCCCAGGACGAGCCCGGGGCACTGAGGCCTGTAGTGGACAGCGTCTACCCCCTGAAGCAGGTGGCAGAGGCCCACGAGTACATGGAGCAGAATAAGAACCTGGGCAAGATAGTCCTGGAGGTGGCACAATAA
- the SF3B6 gene encoding splicing factor 3B subunit 6 yields the protein MAMQAAKRANIRLPPEVNRILYIRNLPYKITAEEMYDIFGKYGPIRQIRVGNTPETRGTAYVVYEDIFDAKNACDHLSGFNVCNRYLVVLYYNANRAFQKMDTKKKEEQLKLLKEKYGINTDPPK from the exons ATGGCGATGCAAGCGGCCAAACGCGCGAAC atccGGCTCCCGCCCGAGGTGAACCGCATCCTCTACATCCGCAACCTTCCCTACAAGATCACGGCCGAGGAGATGTATGACATCTTCGGCAAGTACGGGCCCATCCGCCAGATCCGCGT cgGGAACACCCCGGAAACCCGAGGCACGGCCTACGTGGTCTATGAGGACATCTTTGACGCCAAGAACGCCTGCGACCACCTGTCCGGCTTCAACGTGTGCAACCGCTACCTCGTGGTGCTCTACTACAATGCCAACCGG GCTTTCCAGAAGATGGACACGAAGAAGAAGGAGGAGCAGCTGAAGCTGCTGAAGGAGAAATACGGCATCAACACGGACCCCCCCAAGTGA